Proteins from one Panicum virgatum strain AP13 chromosome 7K, P.virgatum_v5, whole genome shotgun sequence genomic window:
- the LOC120641617 gene encoding uncharacterized protein LOC120641617 isoform X2 produces the protein MLLGFLRRTAAAASSSPAAGLRQFQAAYYRSNERLSPARDQEVSYGLNLAIAGRGVIVKDKVFHNLETSELQKAGATYLDKQSGIPLHVRGDVTGRVADVSKAQFAKLLKLVTFHLSSISCLYVQDGAICSGECDAKVRIISDNPSAVMLLSNILWKIPDRAISHDTSPLTIYATSSISNNIKTIIGSGTQYANGFAAADIERASLILCGKAFADSAIVKDALTAVTAPILSARGGLPVPGWLLCFGGSIVLLFAPVEIILSCSEIKDALLSIDCGAVISSKGSTMLFPTKAKREPKLFTKPTTVIIVSLDSTGSIPSVSKLSPGQAAYHFLVGCHDGKFIPAYSRGPSPADPLALASSLFTHFAFLEWTLRLQALSNRQGVYETVRDGTISESA, from the exons ATGCTGCTGGGGTTtctccgccgcaccgccgcggccgcatcgtcctcgccggcggcgggcctccGACAG TTTCAGGCTGCATACTATAGAAGTAACGAGAGGCTATCACCCGCCCGAG ACCAAGAAGTTTCATACGGTCTTAATTTGGCCATTGCTGGAAGAGGTGTTATTGTAAAAGATAAGGTCTTCCATAACTTAGAGACATCCGAACTTCAGAAAGCTGGTGCTACTTACCTAG ACAAACAGTCTGGTATTCCACTTCATGTTAGAGGAGATGTCACTGGCAGGGTCGCTGATGTTTCAAAAGCTCAATTTGCAAAGCTTCTGAAACTG GTCACGTTTCACCTTTCATCCATCTCATGTCTATATGTTCAAGATGGTGCCATTTGTTCAGGAGAATGTGATGCAAAGGTCCGAATCATTAGTGATAACCCCTCTGCTGTTATGTTACTGTCAAATATCCTTTGGAAAATACCAGATCGTGCGATTTCCCATGACACATCCCCTTTGACTATATATGCTACCAGTTCCATAag TAATAACATCAAGACTATTATTGGTTCTGGAACACAATATGCTAATGGCTTTGCAGCAGCGGACATTGAACGCGCATCTCTAATCCTATGCGGTAAAGCATTTGCTGATTCAGCTATTGTGAAAGATGCCCTTACTGCTGTGACAGCCCCGATATTATCTGCAAGAGGCGGCCTCCCTGTTCCAGGCTG GCTTCTGTGCTTTGGTGGTTCTATTGTATTATTGTTTGCTCCAGTGGAGATAATCTTGTCCTGCTCAGAAATTAAGGATGCTCTATTGTCTATTGACTGTGGTGCAGTCATCTCTTCTAAAGGGTCTACTATGCTTTTCCCTACCAAGGCAAAGAGGGAGCCAAAATTGTTTACCAAACCAACTACAGTAATTATTGTATCCTTAGATAG CACTGGTTCCATACCATCAGTATCAAAGCTCTCTCCTGGCCAGGCTGCTTACCATTTCTTGGTTGGGTGTCATGATGGTAAATTCATCCCGGCTTACAGCAGGGGGCCCTCTCCTGCTGACCCACTTGCACTTGCAAGTTCCTTATTCACACAT TTTGCTTTTCTGGAATGGACACTAAGATTACAAGCATTGTCAAACAGGCAAGGGGTTTATGAAACTGTTAGAGATGGCACTATCTCAGAATCTGCCTGA
- the LOC120641617 gene encoding uncharacterized protein LOC120641617 isoform X1, whose product MLLGFLRRTAAAASSSPAAGLRQFQAAYYRSNERLSPARDQEVSYGLNLAIAGRGVIVKDKVFHNLETSELQKAGATYLDKQSGIPLHVRGDVTGRVADVSKAQFAKLLKLVTFHLSSISCLYVQDGAICSGECDAKVRIISDNPSAVMLLSNILWKIPDRAISHDTSPLTIYATSSISNNIKTIIGSGTQYANGFAAADIERASLILCGKAFADSAIVKDALTAVTAPILSARGGLPVPGWLLCFGGSIVLLFAPVEIILSCSEIKDALLSIDCGAVISSKGSTMLFPTKAKREPKLFTKPTTVIIVSLDSTGSIPSVSKLSPGQAAYHFLVGCHDGKFIPAYSRGPSPADPLALASSLFTHLKEDDTPTYLINAKHSGKYIDGKGFMKLLEMALSQNLPDIKTEDFRVGELKGKYRSFLSSKFGKSLPEEFSF is encoded by the exons ATGCTGCTGGGGTTtctccgccgcaccgccgcggccgcatcgtcctcgccggcggcgggcctccGACAG TTTCAGGCTGCATACTATAGAAGTAACGAGAGGCTATCACCCGCCCGAG ACCAAGAAGTTTCATACGGTCTTAATTTGGCCATTGCTGGAAGAGGTGTTATTGTAAAAGATAAGGTCTTCCATAACTTAGAGACATCCGAACTTCAGAAAGCTGGTGCTACTTACCTAG ACAAACAGTCTGGTATTCCACTTCATGTTAGAGGAGATGTCACTGGCAGGGTCGCTGATGTTTCAAAAGCTCAATTTGCAAAGCTTCTGAAACTG GTCACGTTTCACCTTTCATCCATCTCATGTCTATATGTTCAAGATGGTGCCATTTGTTCAGGAGAATGTGATGCAAAGGTCCGAATCATTAGTGATAACCCCTCTGCTGTTATGTTACTGTCAAATATCCTTTGGAAAATACCAGATCGTGCGATTTCCCATGACACATCCCCTTTGACTATATATGCTACCAGTTCCATAag TAATAACATCAAGACTATTATTGGTTCTGGAACACAATATGCTAATGGCTTTGCAGCAGCGGACATTGAACGCGCATCTCTAATCCTATGCGGTAAAGCATTTGCTGATTCAGCTATTGTGAAAGATGCCCTTACTGCTGTGACAGCCCCGATATTATCTGCAAGAGGCGGCCTCCCTGTTCCAGGCTG GCTTCTGTGCTTTGGTGGTTCTATTGTATTATTGTTTGCTCCAGTGGAGATAATCTTGTCCTGCTCAGAAATTAAGGATGCTCTATTGTCTATTGACTGTGGTGCAGTCATCTCTTCTAAAGGGTCTACTATGCTTTTCCCTACCAAGGCAAAGAGGGAGCCAAAATTGTTTACCAAACCAACTACAGTAATTATTGTATCCTTAGATAG CACTGGTTCCATACCATCAGTATCAAAGCTCTCTCCTGGCCAGGCTGCTTACCATTTCTTGGTTGGGTGTCATGATGGTAAATTCATCCCGGCTTACAGCAGGGGGCCCTCTCCTGCTGACCCACTTGCACTTGCAAGTTCCTTATTCACACAT TTGAAAGAAGATGATACACCAACATATCTGATCAATGCTAAGCACTCTGGAAAGTACATTGATG GCAAGGGGTTTATGAAACTGTTAGAGATGGCACTATCTCAGAATCTGCCTGACATCAAAACTGAAGACTTTAGAG TTGGCGAACTTAAGGGGAAGTACAGGAGCTTTCTATCCAGCAAATTTGGGAAAAGTTTACCCGAGGAATTTTCTTTCTAG
- the LOC120641616 gene encoding WEB family protein At5g16730, chloroplastic-like: MQGSKTKSGSAESKSNGKPEKEKKGSAGTPPTPKDSKPRKPAVPKASAAHGATRAADKSPGSGERKAPTPKAASRLATPPEKQGKPAKPAQEQQAVKPPRELQGQLAAVQEELVKAKEQLVEKDKEKGKVLEELEHAKKAANEANAKLQEALDVQRKAAEASEAEKFPASQSEQTSIESVQRKLESMQSQQKADAAALRSTVEQLEKARYELADAIDARNEALSQVDDAIRASEAKAEEVELLTAEVKRLKELVDSKLDGKAKKTAESIQKLETENSALKLELEKAKAAEEKAVELELVVEELKIDIADAKKAGLKSGELADEWQKKALLLEVRLEEVDQSNILKGESLNSAMEELDATSSLLRDKESKVAALQDKVRFLDDEVTRQKGGTDDSGKRLAAAEKEAAELWAEVQALRLKLRATEEKMAALNSDKNASSEIETLTEQKNQLAEELEASKEEVEKVKKAMEGLASALQEMSVESREAQEKYLLKQDEIERAHAQVEELNMSLKNTKENYEVMLDEANYEKVCLTKSVERLEAEAKNAHEEWQSKELSFVNSIKNAEEEIVAIRVQMDRTLEVVKDKENENAELQEKMQHLEAQLMEANRIKEEAKAETIQWKEKLLDKENELQNIKQENDDLQAKESASSEKIKELSSQLANANDGTVNGSTKEENEKGGSEEDDEPVVVVAKMWENSKYTDYDSSKEKENDGDSQVDLESNKGDAALDSNGLHSTKESSGSTSPTKQQQQQKKKPLLKRFGGLLKKKSEN, from the exons atGCAGGGCTCCAAGACCAA ATCTGGCTCGGCGGAGTCGAAGAGCAACGGCAAGccggagaaggagaagaagggcagcgccggcacgccgccgacgcccaaGGACAGCAAGCCGCGCAAGCCGGCCGTGCCCAAGGCGAGCGCCGCCCATGGCGCGACGCGCGCGGCCGACAAATCGCCCGGGTCGGGCGAGCGCAAGGCGCCCACGCCCAAGGCCGCCTCCCGGCTCGCCACGCCTCCAGAG AAGCAAGGGAAGCCCGCGAAGCCGGCGCAGGAGCAGCAGGCCGTGAAGCCTCCTCGGGAGCTGCAGGGGCAGCTTGCCGCGGTTCAGGAGGAGCTCGTGAAGGCCAAGGAGCAGTTGGTGGAGAAGGACAAGGAGAAGGGGAAAGTTCTCGAGGAGCTGGAGCATGCCAAGAAGGCGGCTAATGAGGCCAATGCCAAGCTGCAGGAGGCGCTGGACGTGCAGAGGAAGGCCGCGGAAGCGTCGGAGGCTGAGAAATTCCCTGCTAGCCAGTCAGAGCAGACGAGCATTGAGTCTGTGCAGAGGAAGCTGGAGAGCATGCAGAGCCAGCAGAAGGCTGATGCTGCCGCGCTGCGGTCGACGGTAGAGCAGCTTGAGAAGGCTAGGTATGAGCTGGCTGATGCAATCGATGCCAGGAACGAAGCCCTCAGCCAGGTAGATGATGCCATTAGGGCCTCTGAGGCGAAGGCTGAGGAAGTTGAGCTCCTCACTGCAGAGGTTAAGCGCCTCAAAGAGCTGGTTGATTCCAAGCTGGATGGCAAGGCAAAGAAGACTGCCGAGAGTATTCAAAAGCTTGAAACAGAGAACTCTGCATTAAAGCTTGAGCTTGAGAAAGCAAAGGCTGCTGAAGAGAAAGCTGTTGAATTGGAGCTAGTGGTCGAAGAACTTAAGATTGATATTGCTGATGCTAAGAAGGCAGGCTTGAAGTCAGGCGAATTAGCTGATGAATGGCAGAAGAAGGCACTGCTGCTTGAGGTCAGATTGGAAGAAGTTGATCAGTCTAACATTTTGAAGGGCGAGTCTTTGAATTCAGCGATGGAAGAACTGGATGCAACAAGTAGTTTGCTCCGTGATAAAGAATCCAAAGTTGCTGCTCTTCAGGACAAGGTCAGGTTCTTGGATGATGAGGTTACTAGGCAGAAGGGGGGTACTGATGATTCGGGCAAACGGCTAGCTGCTGCAGAGAAAGAGGCAGCAGAGTTATGGGCAGAGGTCCAAGCACTTAGGTTGAAGCTCCGTGCAACAGAAGAGAAAATGGCTGCTCTGAACAGTGATAAAAATGCTAGCTCAGAAATAGAGACCCTGACTGAACAGAAGAACCAGCTAGCCGAGGAGCTTGAAGCTAGTAAAGAGGAAGTTGAGAAGGTTAAGAAGGCAATGGAAGGTCTAGCCTCGGCTCTACAGGAAATGTCAGTTGAATCTAGAGAAGCACAGGAGAAGTACCTTCTCAAACAAGATGAGATTGAGCGTGCTCATGCACAAGTAGAGGAACTTAACATGAGTCTGAAGAATACAAAGGAGAATTATGAGGTAATGCTTGATGAAGCAAACTATGAGAAGGTATGCCTTACAAAGTCAGTTGAAAGACTAGAAGCAGAAGCTAAGAACGCGCACGAGGAATGGCAGTCCAAGGAGCTAAGTTTTGTCAATTCTATTAAGAATGCAGAAGAAGAAATAGTCGCTATCAGGGTTCAGATGGACAGGACCCTGGAGGTGGTTAAGGACAAGGAAAATGAAAATGCTGAGTTGCAGGAGAAGATGCAGCACCTTGAAGCTCAGCTAATGGAAGCTAACAGAATCAAAGAGGAAGCCAAGGCTGAAACTATCCAATGGAAGGAGAAGCTATTAGACAAAGAGAATGAGCTGCAGAACATAAAACAGGAGAATGATGATTTGCAGGCGAAGGAATCAGCTTCGTCTGAGAAGATTAAGGAGCTCTCTTCCCAGCTTGCTAATGCAAATGATGGCACGGTAAATGGTAGCACCAAGGAAGAAAATGAGAAGGGGGGCAGTGAAGAGGACGATGAACCAGTTGTAGTAGTTGCGAAAATGTGGGAAAACAGCAAGTACACTGACTATGACTCATCTAAGGAGAAGGAGAATGATGGCGACTCACAAGTTGATTTGGAATCAAACAAAGGAGATGCAGCTCTGGACAGCAATGGGCTGCACTCGACTAAGGAGAGCAGTGGCAGCACATCACCAAccaagcagcaacagcagcaaaagAAGAAGCCTTTGCTGAAGAGATTTGGTGGTTTGCTGAAGAAGAAAAGCGAAAATTAG